The Candidatus Dadabacteria bacterium genomic sequence TACTTATTCCCTGAAGCCCCATTACCTCAAATCCGTAACCTCTTCCGAAATAATTAAAAGCGTCGTGGGCCGTTATAAGCACCCTTCTTTCGTGATGCAACAAGGCTATCTTCTTCTGTATGTAAGACTGTAAAAGGCTCAGTTCTTTGAGATAGGATTCGGCGTTCTGCTTGTAGATACCGGCGTTTTGCGGGTCGTAGAGTGAGAAAGCCTCCATGACCACCTTGGCCGCTTTTTTCCACAGAGTGACATCAAACCAGATATGCGGATCGTAGTATCCTTCGTATTCCTCGGGAGAAAGAAGCAAGGACTTGTCGATTCCCTCCGCGACGCCCACGGTGAATATCCCGCTTTTTTTCATCTGCGCAAGAACATCCGTAATCTTTCCCTCGAGGTGAAGACCGTTATAAAAAATCATGTCGGCTCCGGCAAGCTTTTCCACGTCCCCGGCGCTCGCCTTGTAAAGATGCGGGTCAACCCCGGTTCCCATGAGCGAGACGACCTCCGCTTTTTCCCCGGCGATGTTCTTGACCAGGTCTCCGATCATAGCGGTGGTAGTAACCACTTTTATCGTGCCTTCTCTTTTTACGCTTCCGCTACTTTCAGCGCAGGCTCCGCAGAGCACCAGCAATCCAGAAAGCAGAAAGAACCTTATGCCCGTTATCATTCTCATTTTTTCCTCTCTCAGTTGTTCGCTTTCTCAACCAGTATGTACTTGGCAGCGTTTCGCCCTATGGGATATTCCTTCCCGGTCAGTTCGACGATTATGGGGCCCTTAAAAGGCTGCTTCGAAACAACTGTCATCTCGGTCTCGGGATAAAGACCTATCCCGCCCAGGTAACGAAGCAGTTCCGGGTCATGATCGCTCACTTCAACCACTCTCACCAAGGTGTCAGGCTCCACATCCACAAGAGCATCGCACTCCCTCACGATCATGGTGCCGTCTCGGCGCGGAATCGGCGAACCATGCGGGTCGGTCACCGGATAACCAAGAAACTTGTCGATCCTGTCTTCAAGATCCTCTGAGAGCACGTGTTCCCATTTCTCGGCTTCCTGGTGCACCTGGTCCCAGGGAACACCTAGCGCCTCCTTGAGGTAAAGCTCGATAAGCCGGTGATGTCTGATTATCTCAAGAGCTATTTTCCTGCCAGCGGGAGTAAGCTTCACTCCCTGGTAGCGCTTGTGGGTTATGAGCTTTTTCTCCGAGAGCTTCTTCACCATGCTCGTCACCGAAGCCGGAGACACGCCCAGTTTTTCAGAAAGCGCACTGGTCGAAACCTTCCCCTCGGAAGTCTCAACCTCGTAAATGGTCTTCAGGTAATCCTCTATTGATTGCGAAAGCATCTTTTTTCTCTTTATCCAAGCAAAAGCCGCTTAAGATTCAGACAGGCAAAAAATTATTTTAGTCTTGTCTAAATTTGTTTTTAATTCTAGCAAAAACCTGTGTGCTGTCAAGGGAAAGTTCAGAGGTTATATTCAGCCGGGAGAAAATTCCCGGTTCCTTTGTTTCGCTCGCTCTATCTAAATATGCTTTCTCAGAAAAACGGCCGAGAACAAGACAAATGCTATCAAAAACAGGTTAAGCAAATTACTTTGAGGCG encodes the following:
- a CDS encoding zinc ABC transporter substrate-binding protein yields the protein MRMITGIRFFLLSGLLVLCGACAESSGSVKREGTIKVVTTTAMIGDLVKNIAGEKAEVVSLMGTGVDPHLYKASAGDVEKLAGADMIFYNGLHLEGKITDVLAQMKKSGIFTVGVAEGIDKSLLLSPEEYEGYYDPHIWFDVTLWKKAAKVVMEAFSLYDPQNAGIYKQNAESYLKELSLLQSYIQKKIALLHHERRVLITAHDAFNYFGRGYGFEVMGLQGISTDSEASVADIQNLSRVVAERKIPAVFVETSISPRYMRALRASVKARGFDVRIGGSLYSDSMGSPGTEEGSYIGMFRSNVDTIVESLSRSIEVADSKAEAAGDG
- a CDS encoding metal-dependent transcriptional regulator, with amino-acid sequence MLSQSIEDYLKTIYEVETSEGKVSTSALSEKLGVSPASVTSMVKKLSEKKLITHKRYQGVKLTPAGRKIALEIIRHHRLIELYLKEALGVPWDQVHQEAEKWEHVLSEDLEDRIDKFLGYPVTDPHGSPIPRRDGTMIVRECDALVDVEPDTLVRVVEVSDHDPELLRYLGGIGLYPETEMTVVSKQPFKGPIIVELTGKEYPIGRNAAKYILVEKANN